A region of Pyxidicoccus parkwaysis DNA encodes the following proteins:
- a CDS encoding cyclic peptide export ABC transporter — protein MKVISLLMRASRGHFVLAVVLGVVSGASSARLIALINKVLTDEGPLQRATVLTFVGFGLVAMVARTFTQMLLVRLNSGTLYELRMRLSRRILSAPLRSLEQVGNPRLLSSLQEDAIVVSQGLVQLPSLVIDSATILGCLLYLAWLSVYVFLGMVGVLVLGITAYMLLQRRARALLFSARQKVNALFGHFGALTGGIKELKLHRRRRMAFLDEALEPTAASIRTLFTRSADIGALSQAWGFLLIFSLIGLLLFAFPAFVGVDRRTLVGYTLVVLYLQQPLDSVMNLFHMLLRVGVAARNMEELGLSITQQGAEESTAEVEEPRSFQRLELVGVTHAYHRENEDSRFTLGPISLSLEPGECLFLVGGNGSGKTTLAKLLTGLYRPESGELRLDGQVVTDAERNRYRQHFTTVFSDFHLFEQLLGLASPAQLARASELLRRLQLDRKVRIENGRLSTTELSLGQRKRLALLTAYLEDRPIYVFDEWAADQDPTFKDVFYKELLPELKATGKALVVISHDDRYFSLADRVVRLESGLVVETTSPALLRSGTAG, from the coding sequence ATGAAGGTCATCTCCCTGTTGATGCGGGCGTCGCGTGGGCACTTCGTGCTCGCGGTGGTGCTCGGTGTTGTCTCTGGAGCCAGCAGCGCCCGGCTCATCGCGCTCATCAACAAGGTGCTCACCGACGAGGGCCCGTTGCAGCGCGCCACGGTGCTCACCTTCGTGGGCTTCGGGCTCGTGGCGATGGTGGCGCGCACCTTCACGCAGATGCTGCTGGTCCGGCTGAACAGCGGGACGCTCTACGAGCTGCGCATGCGGCTCAGCCGGCGCATCCTCTCCGCCCCGCTGCGGAGCCTGGAGCAGGTGGGCAATCCCCGGCTGCTGTCCTCGCTCCAGGAGGACGCCATCGTCGTCAGCCAGGGGCTGGTGCAGCTGCCCTCCCTCGTCATCGACTCGGCGACGATTCTCGGCTGCCTGCTCTACCTCGCGTGGCTGTCCGTATACGTCTTCCTGGGCATGGTGGGCGTGCTGGTGCTGGGAATCACCGCGTACATGCTGCTCCAGCGTCGGGCGCGCGCGCTGCTGTTCAGCGCGAGGCAGAAGGTCAACGCGCTCTTCGGACACTTCGGAGCGCTCACGGGCGGCATCAAGGAATTGAAGCTCCACCGCCGCCGGCGCATGGCCTTCCTGGACGAGGCGCTGGAGCCCACCGCGGCCAGCATCCGCACGCTCTTCACGCGCAGCGCGGACATCGGCGCGCTCAGCCAGGCCTGGGGCTTCCTGCTGATATTCTCGCTCATCGGCCTGCTGCTGTTCGCCTTCCCCGCCTTTGTCGGCGTGGATAGGCGCACACTCGTCGGCTACACGCTGGTGGTGCTGTACCTCCAGCAGCCGCTGGACAGCGTGATGAACCTCTTCCACATGCTGCTGCGCGTGGGCGTGGCGGCGCGGAACATGGAGGAACTGGGGCTGTCGATTACGCAGCAGGGCGCGGAGGAGTCCACCGCCGAGGTCGAAGAGCCGCGCTCCTTCCAGCGCCTGGAGTTGGTGGGCGTCACGCACGCGTACCACCGGGAGAACGAGGACAGCCGCTTCACGCTGGGCCCCATCTCCCTGTCGCTGGAGCCCGGCGAGTGCCTCTTCCTGGTGGGCGGCAACGGCAGCGGCAAGACAACGCTGGCCAAGCTGCTCACGGGCCTCTACCGGCCGGAGTCGGGCGAGCTTCGCCTGGACGGACAGGTCGTCACCGACGCCGAGCGCAACCGGTACCGGCAGCACTTCACGACGGTGTTCTCGGACTTCCACCTCTTCGAGCAGCTGCTCGGGCTCGCCTCTCCGGCGCAGCTGGCACGGGCCAGCGAGCTGCTGCGCCGCCTGCAGCTGGACCGCAAGGTGCGAATCGAGAACGGCAGGCTCTCGACCACGGAGCTGTCGTTGGGACAGCGCAAGCGCCTGGCGCTGCTGACGGCGTACCTGGAGGACCGCCCCATCTACGTCTTCGACGAGTGGGCGGCCGACCAGGACCCGACCTTCAAGGACGTCTTCTACAAGGAGCTGCTGCCCGAGCTGAAGGCGACGGGAAAGGCGCTGGTGGTCATCTCCCACGATGACCGGTACTTCTCGCTGGCGGACCGCGTGGTGCGCCTGGAGTCCGGCCTCGTGGTGGAGACCACCAGCCCCGCGCTGCTCAGGTCTGGAACAGCTGGATGA
- a CDS encoding VOC family protein, whose translation MKVALSSLLVDDQAKALKFYTEVLGFVKHVDIPIGEFRWLTVVSPEGSPDFQLVLEPNAHPAAKVYQKALFDDGIPATAFQSSDIHKEYEKLAQRGVVFRGKPTQQGPVTLVVFEDTCGNLIQLFQT comes from the coding sequence ATGAAGGTCGCGTTGAGCAGTCTGCTGGTGGATGACCAGGCCAAGGCCCTGAAGTTCTACACAGAGGTCCTCGGCTTCGTGAAACACGTGGACATCCCCATCGGGGAGTTCCGGTGGCTGACGGTGGTCTCCCCCGAGGGCTCACCGGACTTCCAGCTCGTGCTCGAGCCCAATGCCCACCCGGCGGCGAAGGTCTACCAGAAGGCCCTCTTCGACGACGGCATCCCCGCCACGGCCTTCCAGTCCTCGGACATCCACAAGGAATACGAGAAGCTCGCTCAGCGCGGCGTGGTGTTCCGCGGCAAGCCCACCCAACAGGGCCCCGTCACCCTCGTGGTGTTCGAGGACACCTGCGGCAACCTCATCCAGCTGTTCCAGACCTGA
- a CDS encoding ATP-binding protein: MDALRNEVKVSRQLGPDLEKAVGFTHFDTTSSQDNLITVLMTRDDLHLLASQTLVRVKSREDGRAYLGVVVRGPFAEPNAVPANSTMAVGVVTQGKKLSYTFDYHGRAEVELLGEEVEGTLKPPRFRPQPQSPVFVLDEEESRRVLGVGGDLSLGVVVGYENMEARLNARDKAILPRHTGIIGTTGGGKSTTVATLIHRAQAAGIATIVFDVEGEYTHVDQPTDHAAMLEALKRRGQRPQGVRDLHIHHLTGRASRNPRHRNLHPFALNFSSLSPYALAEILDMSDAQQERFLKAYDVTKLLLEDFNIFPKTPEEAQQALDVDELTTGYPRMTIQHVLDVVNAYIYSLSDEGRSETRSRPRSRSRQQSSILEGLDPDEPQAPELPPKGPVLYSEFKSNPGMVMGRVMQQSSRLEVSWKALASKLHRLRRLNIFDVGRVPGVAYSSMLAPGRVSVIDLSDTDSPQLNNMVIADILRGLQETQEARYQKANDNEQAVTPVLIIIEEAHEFLSANRISQMPVLFEQVARIAKRGRKRWLGLVFVTQLPQHLPNEVLGLLNNFIIHKITDSSVISRMQRTVGSIDESLWNRVSRLAPGQALVSFSNFTRPLMVAVDPAPVKRLLVD, encoded by the coding sequence ATGGACGCGCTGCGGAACGAGGTGAAGGTGTCACGCCAGCTCGGCCCCGATTTGGAGAAGGCAGTGGGCTTCACCCACTTCGACACCACCTCCAGCCAGGACAACCTCATCACCGTCCTGATGACGCGAGATGATTTGCACCTGCTCGCTTCGCAGACGCTGGTGCGGGTGAAGTCTCGCGAGGACGGCCGCGCGTACCTCGGCGTCGTGGTGCGCGGTCCGTTCGCGGAGCCCAACGCCGTTCCCGCCAACTCCACGATGGCCGTTGGCGTGGTGACGCAGGGCAAGAAGCTCTCGTACACGTTCGACTACCACGGCCGCGCGGAGGTGGAGCTCCTGGGCGAGGAGGTCGAGGGGACGTTGAAGCCTCCCCGCTTCCGGCCGCAGCCGCAGAGCCCCGTCTTCGTGCTGGATGAAGAGGAGAGCCGCCGCGTGCTCGGCGTGGGTGGGGACCTGAGCCTCGGTGTCGTCGTGGGCTACGAGAACATGGAGGCCCGCCTCAACGCCCGGGACAAGGCCATCCTCCCCCGCCACACCGGCATCATCGGAACGACGGGCGGCGGCAAGTCCACCACCGTCGCCACCCTCATCCACCGTGCCCAGGCTGCGGGCATCGCCACCATCGTCTTCGACGTGGAGGGCGAGTACACGCACGTGGACCAGCCCACGGACCACGCGGCCATGCTCGAAGCGCTCAAGCGCCGCGGGCAGCGGCCGCAGGGCGTGAGGGACTTGCACATCCACCATCTCACCGGACGCGCCAGCCGCAACCCGCGTCACCGGAACCTGCACCCCTTCGCGCTCAACTTCTCCAGCCTCTCGCCCTACGCGCTGGCCGAAATCCTGGACATGTCGGACGCGCAGCAGGAGCGGTTCCTCAAGGCGTACGACGTCACCAAGCTGCTGCTGGAAGACTTCAACATCTTCCCGAAGACGCCGGAGGAGGCGCAGCAGGCGCTCGACGTGGACGAGCTCACCACCGGCTATCCCCGGATGACCATCCAGCACGTGCTGGACGTGGTGAATGCCTACATCTACAGCCTCAGTGACGAGGGCAGGTCTGAGACCCGGAGCCGCCCGCGCTCGCGGAGCCGGCAGCAGAGCTCCATCCTCGAAGGGCTGGACCCCGACGAGCCGCAAGCCCCCGAACTGCCTCCGAAGGGTCCCGTGCTCTACAGCGAGTTCAAGAGCAACCCCGGCATGGTGATGGGGCGGGTGATGCAGCAGAGCAGCCGGCTGGAGGTGAGCTGGAAGGCCCTGGCCAGCAAGCTCCACCGGCTGCGCCGTCTCAACATCTTCGACGTGGGGCGGGTGCCCGGCGTGGCCTACAGCTCCATGCTCGCGCCCGGGCGCGTCTCCGTCATCGACCTGTCCGACACGGATTCGCCCCAGCTCAACAACATGGTTATCGCCGACATCCTCCGCGGGCTGCAGGAGACGCAGGAAGCGCGCTACCAGAAGGCGAATGACAACGAGCAGGCCGTCACTCCGGTACTCATCATCATCGAGGAGGCGCACGAGTTCCTCTCCGCCAACCGCATCTCCCAGATGCCCGTCCTCTTCGAGCAGGTGGCCCGCATCGCCAAGCGCGGCCGCAAGCGGTGGCTCGGGCTCGTGTTCGTGACGCAGCTCCCGCAGCACCTCCCCAACGAGGTGCTCGGCCTGCTCAACAACTTCATCATCCACAAAATCACCGACAGCTCCGTCATCTCGCGCATGCAACGCACCGTGGGCAGCATCGACGAGAGCCTGTGGAACCGCGTCTCACGGCTCGCTCCAGGCCAGGCCCTGGTGTCCTTCAGCAACTTCACCCGTCCGCTGATGGTGGCCGTGGACCCCGCTCCCGTGAAACGCCTCCTCGTGGATTAG